The Rana temporaria chromosome 13, aRanTem1.1, whole genome shotgun sequence genome has a window encoding:
- the SIVA1 gene encoding apoptosis regulatory protein Siva isoform X2: MPKRSYPFDSLAPPQIKTRIGPKELSQGVCGEIMRREIFEKTKKLLFSGAKAIMGNQLNQNKNNVEMDIPAPELLTGQTTIGQDGKLHKASHTSPAGASKACSSCVRSVGDKETCRLCKQYSCSHCSKSCCCCSAVVCAFCTIIVENEVGEQVYCTSCSVFEI, encoded by the exons ATGCCGAAGCGCTCCTACCCGTTCGATAGCCTGGCCCCTCCGCAGATCAAGACTCGTATCGGGCCGAAGGAGCTGAGCCAAGGAGTGTGCGGGGAGATCATGAGGCGGGAGATATTCg agAAAACAAAGAAGCTCTTGTTCAGTGGCGCAAAAGCGATTATGGGGAACCAGTTAAACCAAAACAAGAATAATGTGGAGATGGATATTCCTGCACCTGAGCTGCTGACCGGACAAACTACAATTGGACAAGACGGAAAGCTGCACAAAGCCTCTCATACAT CGCCCGCTGGAGCGTCCAAGGCTTGCTCTTCCTGTGTGCGATCCGTCGGGGACAAAGAAACCTGCAGGCTGTGTAAACAGTACAGCTGCAGTCATTGCAGTAAATCTTGCTGTTGCTGTTCAGCAGTAGTTTGCGCCTTCTGCACAATAATTGT AGAGAATGAAGTCGGTGAGCAAGTTTACTGCACATCATGTTCTGTGTTTGAAATATAA
- the SIVA1 gene encoding apoptosis regulatory protein Siva isoform X1 yields the protein MPKRSYPFDSLAPPQIKTRIGPKELSQGVCGEIMRREIFEKTKKLLFSGAKAIMGNQLNQNKNNVEMDIPAPELLTGQTTIGQDGKLHKASHTSAPAGASKACSSCVRSVGDKETCRLCKQYSCSHCSKSCCCCSAVVCAFCTIIVENEVGEQVYCTSCSVFEI from the exons ATGCCGAAGCGCTCCTACCCGTTCGATAGCCTGGCCCCTCCGCAGATCAAGACTCGTATCGGGCCGAAGGAGCTGAGCCAAGGAGTGTGCGGGGAGATCATGAGGCGGGAGATATTCg agAAAACAAAGAAGCTCTTGTTCAGTGGCGCAAAAGCGATTATGGGGAACCAGTTAAACCAAAACAAGAATAATGTGGAGATGGATATTCCTGCACCTGAGCTGCTGACCGGACAAACTACAATTGGACAAGACGGAAAGCTGCACAAAGCCTCTCATACAT CAGCGCCCGCTGGAGCGTCCAAGGCTTGCTCTTCCTGTGTGCGATCCGTCGGGGACAAAGAAACCTGCAGGCTGTGTAAACAGTACAGCTGCAGTCATTGCAGTAAATCTTGCTGTTGCTGTTCAGCAGTAGTTTGCGCCTTCTGCACAATAATTGT AGAGAATGAAGTCGGTGAGCAAGTTTACTGCACATCATGTTCTGTGTTTGAAATATAA
- the SIVA1 gene encoding apoptosis regulatory protein Siva isoform X3, translated as MPKRSYPFDSLAPPQIKTRIGPKELSQGVCGEIMRREIFEKTKKLLFSGAKAIMGNQLNQNKNNVEMDIPAPELLTGQTTIGQDGKLHKASHTSAPAGASKACSSCVRSVGDKETCRLCKQYSCSHCSKSCCCCSAVVCAFCTIIVSCSYKRP; from the exons ATGCCGAAGCGCTCCTACCCGTTCGATAGCCTGGCCCCTCCGCAGATCAAGACTCGTATCGGGCCGAAGGAGCTGAGCCAAGGAGTGTGCGGGGAGATCATGAGGCGGGAGATATTCg agAAAACAAAGAAGCTCTTGTTCAGTGGCGCAAAAGCGATTATGGGGAACCAGTTAAACCAAAACAAGAATAATGTGGAGATGGATATTCCTGCACCTGAGCTGCTGACCGGACAAACTACAATTGGACAAGACGGAAAGCTGCACAAAGCCTCTCATACAT CAGCGCCCGCTGGAGCGTCCAAGGCTTGCTCTTCCTGTGTGCGATCCGTCGGGGACAAAGAAACCTGCAGGCTGTGTAAACAGTACAGCTGCAGTCATTGCAGTAAATCTTGCTGTTGCTGTTCAGCAGTAGTTTGCGCCTTCTGCACAATAATTGT